gagccaaagctcaaccccccgcaagtacacataggtgagtacacacagtaagTAATAATGGAAACAATAATGAAACAGaataattgagagagagagagagagagagagagagagagagagagagagagagagtacaaacAGTCGtgtgatatatataataaatatatatgtgtgtgtgtatgaatgtatatatatatatatatactagtttaatgtgtgtatatacacgCACAATATTTGTATATACAATCATATACATACACCAGCACATACGCGGGCTACATTAAGCCCGCGTTTTTGTATTTTAATTCTTTGTACATGTTTGCTGCCTTtattgttgtgtctgtctgtctctctgtctgtctctctgtctgtctctctctctctctctctctctctctctctctctctctctctctctctctctctcttcatataATTTAACGTATATACACAGTTTTTAAATCATTGTGAAGACTACCCAAGGTAGATGCCTCTGGCTGCTGTTTTTAGCCTCCTATACTTGTAATTatacaaattataattatttatagcatttttaattataaaaattatgtttatattattattattatactggtGACTTCTGGCAATTATCTGGCGCTGATGCCATAACCCACTTCCCAATTTTAGTTTCATGGATCATATGAACGTTTTAGCTGGTGTAAAGTCATTAGGGTCTCGGAGAGTCATCGATGTCTCTTGCctactgactcactcactcaccgccTCTTTAGTCATGGTGAGTCAGTGGGAACTGACTCATGGGGATAGCACATGATGCCTCTAGTGTCCTCTGATTCATTGATATACCGGGGGTTCGCGATTTCCCTGTTTTAGGCTTCTGTTCGAATTTGTGGTCGTGGGGGGTTCGAATACCCTCTACCGCGCAGATTCGATTTATGCTAAAAAGATTTCTATTGATTTGGGCTCGATTTTCTTGTCTGTTTTTTTCGCAGAAACCAATCTCTGACTGTTCTGTTTATAGCTGAATTGCCGTTCAAGACTTTCAAGTGAATCTTGATTCGAGGTCTCTTATTCAATCGTTAACTATTCATAACGTCACTGAATTcacgaccaaccaggctgtggtgggtatgtgggcctgcgggccgctccaagcaccagcccggtggatcaaactctccaacccgttctcgcactttcgtatagtcaatattgacttattaaatacgtgaatatgtgacatactaaacatactagtttaccttgaaaagcttcatagaaaacaccgaccttacctaaccttcttagtatgttaagataagcatcttattgcttcgtaattacaattattacttaacctacaattattacttaacctatcaacgtataggttaagtaataattgtaattacgaagcaataagatgcttatcttaacatactaagaaggttaggtaaggtcggtgttttctatgaagcttttcaaggtaaactagtatgtttagtatgtcacatatgcacgtatttaataagtcaatattgactatacgaaagtgcgagaacgggttgaactcccacaagtcaagcctatagcctcgggccgggcttggggagtagaacaactcccagaaccccatcaaccaggtaattgcGGTTCCCGCTCTCTGAACTGCGGTTCCCGCTCTCTGACTGAACTGCGGTTCCCGCTCTCTGACTGAACTGCGGTTCCCGCTCCCTGACTGAACTGCGGTTCCCGCTCCCTGACTGAACTGCGGTTCCCGCTCCCTGACTGAACTGCGGTTCCCGCTCTCTGACTGAACTGCGGTTCCCGCTCCCTGACTGAACTGCGGTTCCCGCTCGCTGACTGAACTGCGGTTCCCGCTCGCTGACTGAACTGCGGTTCCCGCTCTCTGACTGAACTGCGGTTCCCGCTCTCTGACTGCACTGCGGTTCCCGCTCTCTGACTGAACTGCGGTTCCCGCTCTCTGACTGAACTGCGGTTCCCGCTCGCTGACTGAACTGCGGTTCCCGCTCCCTGACTGAACTGCGGTTCCCGCTCCCTGACTGAACTGCGGTTCCCGCTCTCTGACTGAACTGCGGTTCCCGCTCGCTGACTGAACTGCGGTTCCCGCTCTCTGACTGAACTGCGGTTCCAGCCTTCCTTCAGAATTCACTTAACGACTTCCAACTCCCTCTGCCCTACGGTTCCGCCTGGCACTCCAAGATCACGTTGCaaacgggtacacacacacattccccgtGAATTACCGGGAGCCAAATATACGCACGCTCCTCGGACCGCGTTAATGCGTATGTAGATTGAATAACGCCTTTCCTTACATGGTTGGCGGGATGCCCTTTCTCTTCTTCTACTTCCGGTATTGGAGGTTGGAGAgaggggcaggggggggagggagagggaagatatCACGCTCACAATCAATTAGATAACGGATAGATGGTAAGGTGGGGACTTGGGAACTAGCACCCGACCCTAGAAATATATTAAGGACATGGAATTAATATAACTTATTTTATTTTTGTCCTTTTCAGATTGGAAAATGGTAATGAACCTGTTCAATGTGTCAAACGGTCACCTCCATACAgtgccaagtcacctccatacagtgccaagtcacctccatacagTGCCAAGTTACCACCATACAgtgccaagtcacctccatacagTGCCGGGTCAGCGCCATACAgtgccaagtcacctccatacagtgccaagtcacctccatacagTGCCAAGTCATCACCATACAGTGCCAAGTCACCACCATACAgtgccaagtcacctccatacagtgccaagtcacctccatacagtgccaagtcacctccatacagtgccaagtcacctccatacagTGCCAAGTCATCACCATACAGTGCCAAGTCATCACCATACAGTGCCAAGTCATCACCATACAGTGCCAAGTCATCACCATACAgtgccaagtcacctccatacagtgccaagtcacctccatacagtgccaagtcacctccatacagtgccaagtcacctccatacagTGCCAAGTCATCACCATACAgtgccaagtcacctccatacagtgccaagtcacctccatacagtgccaagtcacctccatacagtgccaagtcacctccatacagTGCCAAGTCATCACCATACAGTGCCAAGTTACCACCATACAGTGCCAAGTTATCACCATACAgtgccaagtcacctccatacagtgccaagtcacctccatacagTGCCAAGTTATCACCATACAgtgccaagtcacctccatacagtgccaagtcacctccatacagTGCCAAGTCACCACCATACAGTGCCAAGTCATCACCATACAGTGCCAAGTCATCACCATACAGTGCCAAGTCATCACCATACAGTGCCAAGTCATCACCATACAGTGCCAAGTTACCACCATACAGTGCCAAGTCATCACCATACAGTGCCAAGTTACCACCATACAGTGCCAAGTCATCACCATACAGTGCCAAGTCATCACCATACAGTGCCAAGTCATCACCATACAGTGCCAAGTTACCACCATACAgtgccaagtcacctccatacagtgccaagtcacctccatacagtgccaagtcacctccatacagtgccaagtcacctccatacagtgccaagtcacctccatacagTGCCAAGTCATCACCATACAGTGCCAAGTCATCACCATACAGTGCCAAGTCACCACCATACAGTGCCAAGTTACCACCATACAGTGCCAAGTCATCACCATACAGTGCCAAGTCATCACCATACAGTGCCAAGTCATCACCATACAGTGCCAAGTCACCACCATACAGTGCCAAGTCATCACCATACAGTGCCAAGTCACCACCATACAGTGCCAGTCACCACCATACAGTGCCAAGTCACCACTATACAGTGCCAGGGTCACCGCCGTCTTCACCACCACGCCCCAGGCCTCCTAAATGAGGTGGCACAGTGCCAATCCCGCAGGATCCCGGGGATACGCCTTAATTCCTCAACTATACAATATATGGCTATAATACCCTCCGTTCTCTATGGCCACCACCCCCGTGGCACTCTCATAtggcactgccaccaccaccaccacaaccagccaccaccaccaccacaacccactccCCCCTCTCTACTCTAGACAGTGTGGCACTCTGGTGGCGAGGCACTGTACCATGAGTGACCAGGCACTATACCATGAGTGACCAGGCACTATACCATGAGTGACCAGGCTCTATACCATGAGTGACCAGGCACTATAGCATGAGTGACCAGGCACTATACCATGAGTGGTGAGGCACTATACCATGAGTGGTGAGGCACTATACCATGAGTGGTGAGGCACTATACCATGAGTGGTGAGGCACTATACCATGAGTGACCAGGCACTATACCATGAGTGGTGAGGCACTATACCATGATTGGCCAGGCACTATACCATGAGTGACCAGGCACTATACCATGAGTGACCAGGCACTATACCATGATTGGCCAGGCACTATACCATGAGTGACCAGGCACTGTACCATGAATGGCAAGTCAGTCAAAATTTCCTGGTCTTGGCGTCCGCTGGTCGCATCCGGAATACAGAATTCGCCCGTCGAGGCGTCTCGCCAGTCATGCTCGGCTATGGCGATCCCAGCTGCCTTCATCTTCTGTGCTCTACTGTGCAATCCATTCACCCGGGCTTCAGTTTCAGCAGTAGTCAGATCAGGTCGATAATTCCACTTTGGCAGCAGGCTGCTGCTTCTGGAATCATTCCTTATTAACACTCCTCAATAGCTTCCTGCCTCACAAGCTAGGGGGTCAGGGGTTCGAGTCTCCCTAGAGCTCAGCTGATTGATATGTTTATTTCCATGGAAGTGTGGATGATAATTTTTCTACTGTGCAACAGATAGGCTTTCTTCCATGATGCAACCTTGCAGGCGATTGATACGTTTGTCATCATTCTTTGCAATATAATTGTCGTTAATCATCAAACTGATATTATCAAATTGTATCGCGGTTTATCAAAGTCATCAATGTTGCTGTTCGACGGTTACTGATATATTCGGAGAGACGGCATGCCCATCAGCCAATCACATTCCAGTAGACATTCTGAGAGGCGCACACAACTCTACCATCAGCCAATCACATTCCAGTAGACATTCTGAGAGGCGCACACAACTCTACCATCAGCCAATCACATTCCAGTAGACATTCTGAGAGGCGCACACAACTCTACCATCAGCCAATCACATTCCAGTAGACATTCTGAAAGGCGcacagaactctaccatcagccaATCACATTCCAGTAGACATTCTGAAAGGCGcacagaactctaccatcagccaATCACATTCCAGTAGACATTCTGAAAGGCGCACACAACTCTACCATCAGCCAATCACATTCCAGTAGACATTCTGAGAGGCGcacagaactctaccatcagccaATCACATTCCAGTAGACATTCTGAAAGGCGCACACAACTCTACCATCAGCCAATCACATTCCAGTAGACATTCTGAAAGGCGcacagaactctaccatcagccaATCACATTCTATCAAGAGGTATAAGATTCAGTGCTCACCAATAGGaaacacacagcaccgctcctgtgccaggtaacttacgggctcaccatagtccgtgctacttgccccgctcctgtgccaggtaacttacgggctcaccatagcccgtgctacttgccccgctcctgtgccaggtaacttacgggctcaccatagcccgtgctacttgccccgctcctgtgccaggtaacttacgggctcaccatagtccgtgctacttgccccgctcctgtgccaggtaacttacgggctcaccatagcccgtgctacttgccccgctcctgtgccaggtaacttacgggctcaccatagtccgtgctacttgccccgctcctgtgccaggtaacttacgggctcaccatagtccgtgctacttgccccgctcctgtgccaggtaagttacgggctcaccatagcccgtgctacttgccccgctcctgtgccaggtaacttacgggctcaccatagcccgtgctacttgccccgctcctgtgccaggtaacttacgggctcaccatagcccgtgctacttgccccgctcctgtgccaggtaacttacgggctcaccatagcccgtgctacttgccccgctcctgtgccaggtaacttacgggctcaccatagcccgtgctacttgccccgctcctgtgccaggtaacttacgggctcaccatagcccgtgctacttagaacatgtcccgagtagctgaatctcaaACAAAAAAAACAGGAAACATCAGAATCTGACTCTCGAATATCTAATTTGATCCCAGACACTCCTGCCAGCTCCAGATTTCGAAATCTGAAGAAAATTAGAATTCCCCGCCTACCGTCACCAAGATCTTCCTCTTCCCATAATGGCCGCCATTAAAAGTTTCTTCTTAAGTTGCCTGAGGTTTTTCTCCCAAGACAGATATGGAAGAGGATTTCCAAATTCAACCACATACTTAACAGCAAAATTTAACACTTAACGCACTTAACGCTTAAGACTAGAGTACTTTTTTTTTACAGGGGTTGAttgtcggttgagaggcgggacccaggaGTCAGAGCTCGATTGGGCATCAGTCGCCGAACTgtggatgggggtggggggagggggtgatataGACAGGCTACAAGACAACAGGTTTTAGGTAGATATGGGcctacaggaggcctggtcgacgaccgggcagcggggtcgctaagccccgaaatcacttcaaggtaaggtacctataACCTTGCTGCTACGGCACAACCCGTTAGTTATCTCACTCCTGAGGCCACGGGCGACGCACTCAATGATCCCAGAAGCCGCACAACAtcttgcacgcacgcacgcacgcacgcgcacacacacacgcacgcacacacacgcacgcacgcacgcgcacacacgcacgcacacacacacgcacgcacgcacacacacgaacgcacgaacgcacgcacgcgcgcacacacacacacacacacacacacacacacacacacacacacacacacacacacacacacacacacacacacacacacactcacgcacacacacacaggaggggtggtagtagaccccatacccatcctgtgggtggtgcgaGAAAGACCCCAGACTTCAGAAGACCACAAGACCCACCACAGAGAAGAACCCAGACCCACCACAGCCCCCAGAGAAGCCCCCAGACCCCACCACAGCCCCCagaccccaccacaaccacagacccTAGAGAAGACCCTAGACCCCACCACAGCCCCCAGAGAAGACTCCAGACCCCACCACAGACCCCACCACAGCCCCCAGACCCCACCACAGCCCCCAGACCCCACCACAGCCCCCAGACCCCACCACAGCCCCCAGACCCCACCACAGCCCCCAGAGAAGACTCCAGACCCCACCACAGACCCCACCACAGCCCCCAGAGAAGACCCCAGACCCACCACAGACCCCAGAGAAGACCCTAGACACCACCACAGCCCCCAGAGAAGTGTTCAAGGAGTCCCTGGAGTTTCAATTTAACTTTTATGACAGGTTTCCTCGTAGTGGAAATAAGATCTACGGCTGATACACATTTTTTTTCTTCTCGtagcccacacgctgtgagagcgtgagaatgagggtgagagggaggtgagagaaAGAAGAGGGGGGGATAGGAGAGGGGGGGAGTAGGAGACATAGAAGGAGAGGGATAATCAAAAATGGAGAGAAGGAGGAAGATGAAGTAGGAGAGATGGAACCTAGGAGATAGTGTGAGAGTGGCATTAGTATCACTATGAGAGAGAGACGCCAGAAAGAAGGTCTGTGTATGGGCCATGCATTGGGGCTGTGTATGGACCATACATTGGGGCTGTGTATGGACCATACATTGGGGCTGTGTATGGACCATACATTGGGGCTGTGTATGGACCATACAGCCATACACGCCAGAGAGGGGGGGGCATACACCCATACACGCCAGGGGTCCCATACACGCCAGGGGGTCCCATACACCCATACACGCCTCCCTGCACAAATCTCCCGGCCGGAGTATtgacccaaccccccccccccctccctcccccccccctccctccccccccccctccctccccccccccccattagcaACGCATCAGCAACACGAACTAATATTTGCAACAGTTAATAAACTCTCCGATGATCAGCTCCCAGAACTCtctcgagtgagagagagagagagagagagagagagagagagtgagagagtgagagagtgagagagtgagagagtgagagagtgagagtgagagagtgagagtgagagagtgagagagtgagtgagagagtgagagacagacataTAAAGAACTCAATTGCGACACACCACATCGCCGAAGCATTAATTGAACAGGAACTGCCTTGTTAACGGCGAACGATCGTCCGTAGCTGAATAATGACCCAAAGTAGAGTGATGAGGCTTATaagcaacagactgttgcttatACTGTTGtagcaacagactgttgcttacAGGCGGGCTATTGTGCATACCTGGAGCATTACCTggagagttctgggagttcttctactccctgagcccggcccgaggccaggctcgacttgcgaTAACTGTTGGATCACGTTATTACAAGTCAGTTATCagttcacacacagagatcacactaacgtgatgcatcacgcaggttcccggacgcaggttcgaatcctcgtcacggcccttgtggatttgttcagttatCAGTTATCACTCCCCCTCTGGCCTGGGGGGATAGTAGATgaactctcagaacccactcCGGGTACAATCCAGGCACAATCCGGCTAGTCTCAGTAACCTAGCCCAACCCGTTTGACGCTATCCCCCCAATCCGCTCCCCAGAACAGAGGTGACGGAGGGTCGAGCCTCTCGTGTCGTTGACAGGAAATCGTTGAAGAACGTGATGTTAGAGACTGCTACCTATCCCTGTCCCCCTGAACGGATAGGCTCATTTTAATAATTGTACCGCTGGACGACCGGTGAGACTGGACGTGAAGGGATAGATACACGTGCATGTAACTTCCTCCTAGCCTCGTCCATACCTACAAAGCCCGCTATTTCTGTATGTCCTTCAAACGAAGATCACATATATCAAGATTTCTGCAAGAATtggtcgcttcatgcaggtcggcgttcaatccccgaccgtccacaagtggttgggcaccattccttttctcccccgtcccatcccaaatccttattctgacttcttcCAAGGGATCAGGATGTTACTGCGTGGgaccttaagcctctggctggtgcttgaggttatcttgaggttatcttgagatgatttcggggcttttagtgtccccgcggcccggtcctcgaccaggcctccaccccccaggaagcagcccgtgacagctgactaacacccaggtacctattttactgctaggtaacaggggcatagggtgaaagaaactctgcccattgtttctcgccggcgcctgggatcgaacccaggaccacaagatcacaagtccagcgtgctgtccgctcggccgaccggctccccagacttatatcacctggttgatacctggttgatggggttctgggagttcttctactccccaagcccggcccgaggccaggctcgacttgtgagagtttggtccaccaggctgttgcttggagcggcccgcagggccacgtacccaccacagcccggctgatccggaacttctcttagaaaaccgtccagttttctcttgaagatgtccacggttgttccggcaatatttcttatgctcgctgggaggacgttgaacaaccgcggacctctgatgtttatacagtgctctctgattgtgcctatggcacctctgctcttcactggttcaatcataTATCAGTGCGGTATaagtctgtatctctctcttgacgCTACAAGACACAGGTCTGGAAGTACCAGCAAGACCGCCTCGAgaaatttaaattgaaataagtttattgaggtaaaatacacgcaaagggatgaagtagctcaagctattctcaccccgtaccGCCTCCAGAAGTACTGCGTAAATCATACACTCTAGGAAGCAATTCAGGGCGTTCGAGTCTGCAGCAAGATTATCTgaggaccttaccttgaggtgatttcggggcttagcgtccccgcggcccggtcgccaACCAGGCCTCCCAAGTTGCCCTCCTTACCACGAGGGCAACTTTGAGCTAGCAACGAAAACGAAATACATACAAGATTGGCATTGGCAAAATAAGAACAGGTCTAATTGGAAGGGCGAATCTAACACTAATTGGAAGGGACATTCTGAAAAGGTGAATGAATGATAAGATGATAAACGAGGTGACTGAGGAAATAAAGAGGACATAAGTGGTGAAGTAGAAGCGAGAGAGGAGAGACAAAACACCCACTGAAGGGAAGAGGGTTGAGAGTGGGCAGTTAGTGCCTTGTAATAGAAAACGGATTACCTTGCACGCCTATTATTGgtggatttgtttttgtttttaaatggcaAAAGGTAAATAGAAAATGTGGTGCTGGACTTCCAGAATGTCAGTAATCATACcatacagggagccggtcggccgagcggacagcacgctggacttgtgatcctgtggtcccgggttcgatcccaggcaccggcgagaaacaatgggcagagtttctttcaccctatgcccctgttacctagcagtaaaataggtagctgggtgctagtcagctgtcacgggctgcttcctggggggtggaggcctggttgaggaccgggccgcggggacactaaaaagccccgaaatcatctcaagataaccatcttggGTCATACGCCATGGCTTAAATAACAAAGATCTGTAAGGGTtacaaggcggggcccaagagttgAAGTTCGCAGGTTGATATATCAACTTTACGAAGCTTGAGTTAAACGTTAGAACAAAATGCaatcaaggttaggttaggtcatactaGTTCAGGCTAGGTCAGCTTAAAGCATGCTAACCTGGGTCAGGTTAGATCAGTTTTGGGTACGCCAATTACAGCATATTTAAGTCGGCTCTAGGTTAATTTAGGCCAGCTAAAATGGTCAATTCAGGCCAGCTAAAAATGTCAACATAGCCCAGCTAAACATGTCAATGTAGGCCAGCTAAAAAGGTCAACTTAGGCCAGCTAAAAAGGTCAACTTAGGCCAGCTAAAAAGGTCAACTTAGGCCAGCTAAAAATGTCAATTTAGGTGAGGTAAAGGTCCGTCAACTCGGGTCAAGAGAGGTTAGACCAGGGGAGggttgacagggggggggggtggtggttgacAGGAAGGGCTGCCGGAAGCCCCGTCACCCGTCACTTACAGTCAGGAGGTTAACCTTGTCTGTCACACATTTGCCCGCCCAGGTATTTGCATTCGCTGGCTGCGTTTGTTTCTT
This genomic window from Procambarus clarkii isolate CNS0578487 chromosome 62, FALCON_Pclarkii_2.0, whole genome shotgun sequence contains:
- the LOC138354348 gene encoding Kruppel-like factor 18, which gives rise to MKAAGIAIAEHDWRDASTGEFCIPDATSGRQDQEILTDLPFMVQCLVTHGDLALYGGDLALYGGDLALYGGDLALYGGDLALYGGNLALYGDDLALYGDDLALYGDDLALYGGNLALYGDDLALYGGNLALYGDDLALYGDDLALYGDDLALYGDDLALYGGDLALYGGDLALYGGDLALYGDNLALYGGDLALYGGDLALYGDNLALYGGNLALYGDDLALYGGDLALYGGDLALYGGDLALYGGDLALYGDDLALYGGDLALYGGDLALYGGDLALYGGDLALYGDDLALYGDDLALYGDDLALYGDDLALYGGDLALYGGDLALYGGDLALYGGDLALYGGDLALYGDDLALYGGDLALYGGDLALYGADPALYGGDLALYGGNLALYGGDLALYGGDLALYGGDRLTH